A single window of Eucalyptus grandis isolate ANBG69807.140 chromosome 1, ASM1654582v1, whole genome shotgun sequence DNA harbors:
- the LOC104448008 gene encoding ABC transporter G family member 4: MEDHSPPPSTSPPAPPPAPPPPSTTPPPSQPALYELTASSISYRKSNTFITNTLHHFLAFKPCTKPSPPTYILRDISLVAYPSQILAVVGPSGAGKSTLLDILAARVTPTRGTLLLNSTPINPSTFRKLSAYVPQHDVCLPLLTVSETFIFAARLLIPDKSQLLTVVSTLLTELGLSHLAETRLGNALSGGERRRVSIGLSLLHDPAVLLLDEPTSGLDSTSAFNVMQILKKIAVSRHRTVILSIHQPNFKILSTIDRILLLSKGSVVHHGTLCELQSFLLSIGFTVPPQLNALEYAMEILNRLQENNKTLTLAQFPQSLPPSLVHCSETSTPSDHHHKIPKIRYKSSRLDEILILYNRSWKIIYRTRQLLLTNTIEALLVGLVLGTIYINIGFNKEGIEKRFGLFAFTLTFLLSSTTEALPVFINERPILLQETSSGVYRLSSYLIANTFVFLPYLLAVAIIYSASMYFLVGLCASWQAFAYFVLVIWIINLMANSFVLFLSSIAPNYIAGTSLVTAFLGAFFLFSGYFISKQSIPKYWLFMYFFSMYKYALDALLINEYSCLVSRCLIWYEENKTCMVTGRDVLQKRGLHEGERWTNIYILIGFFMFYRVLWLLVLMRRVSRSKK; the protein is encoded by the coding sequence ATGGAAGACCATTCACCTCCACCCTCAACTTCACCACCAGCACCGCCACCGGCTCCTCCGCCTCCATCCACCACACCACCGCCATCACAACCTGCTCTCTACGAGCTAACAGCTTCTTCCATTTCATACAGAAAGTCTAACACTTTCATCACAAACACCCTCCATCATTTCCTAGCCTTCAAACCATGCACAAAACCATCCCCTCCCACCTACATCCTCCGCGACATCTCCCTCGTCGCCTACCCATCCCAAATCCTTGCGGTGGTCGGCCCAAGCGGGGCGGGGAAGTCCACCCTCCTCGACATTTTGGCGGCTCGAGTGACGCCCACCCGCGGCACCCTCCTCCTCAACTCAACTCCCATCAACCCATCCACATTCCGCAAACTCTCGGCCTACGTCCCCCAGCACGACGTATGCCTCCCGCTACTCACCGTCTCCGAGACATTCATCTTTGCCGCCCGGCTGCTCATCCCTGACAAATCACAGCTCCTAACAGTCGTGTCCACTCTCCTGACAGAGCTAGGGCTGAGCCACCTGGCTGAGACCCGGCTCGGGAATGCCCTATCGGGAGGTGAGCGGCGGCGTGTCTCGATCGGGCTCAGCCTCCTCCACGATCCGGCGGTGCTCCTCCTTGATGAGCCGACTTCCGGGCTGGATAGCACTTCGGCCTTCAATGTCATGCAGATCCTCAAGAAGATCGCCGTCTCGCGTCACCGGACCGTGATCTTGTCAATCCACCAGCCGAACTTCAAGATTCTCTCCACTATTGACAGAATTCTGTTGCTCTCAAAAGGGTCGGTGGTCCACCATGGAACGCTTTGCGAGCTCCAAAGCTTCTTGCTCTCCATTGGCTTCACTGTGCCACCTCAGCTTAATGCCCTTGAATACGCCATGGAAATACTGAACCGGCTCCAAGAGAACAACAAAACCCTGACGCTCGCACAGTTTCCGCAGTCACTTCCTCCATCACTGGTTCATTGCTCCGAGACTAGTACTCCTTCCGATCATCATCACAAAATACCAAAGATTAGATACAAGAGCTCGAGGCTCGACGAAATTTTGATACTCTACAACAGGTCGTGGAAGATCATCTACAGGACGAGACAGCTCCTCCTGACCAACACCATCGAAGCCCTCCTCGTAGGGCTCGTCCTCGGCACCATCTACATCAACATAGGGTTCAACAAGGAAGGTATCGAAAAGAGGTTTGGCCTCTTCGCCTTCACTCTCACTTTCCTCCTTTCCTCCACGACCGAAGCCTTACCCGTCTTCATCAACGAAAGGCCCATCCTCTTGCAAGAAACCTCGAGCGGAGTCTATCGACTCTCATCCTACTTGATAGCGAACACGTTCGTTTTCTTGCCCTACTTGCTTGCCGTGGCTATTATATACTCGGCCTCGATGTACTTTCTTGTTGGCCTATGCGCCTCATGGCAAGCCTTCGCCTACTTTGTCCTGGTGATCTGGATCATTAACCTGATGGCGAACTCTTTCGTCTTGTTCTTGAGCTCCATTGCGCCAAACTACATTGCCGGGACGTCTTTAGTGACGGCATTCCTCGGggccttcttcctcttctcagGCTACTTCATTTCGAAGCAGAGCATACCCAAGTACTGGCTGTTCATGTACTTCTTCTCCATGTACAAGTACGCACTCGACGCGCTCCTCATCAACGAGTACTCGTGCCTCGTGTCAAGATGCTTGATCTGGTACGAGGAGAACAAGACATGCATGGTGACCGGGAGGGACGTGTTGCAGAAGCGAGGGCTTCACGAGGGCGAGAGGTGGACGAACATTTACATTCTGATCGGGTTCTTCATGTTCTATCGCGTGCTTTGGTTGCTGGTTCTGATGCGAAGGGTTTCGAGATCAAAGAAGTGA
- the LOC104415267 gene encoding probable membrane-associated kinase regulator 2 — MEALSFLRLLWRPAAAATMPDETRSSAARTDYASDDEDDEFFELELAHYVTDSDSEGGTDSSAAAFVKSNNGMRQTSPADAKTRDASRYFSADKPAVTLSHPPTAPFSKRKILPVESASQPQSPISLFKSSPKLRVLMFRRSRSKSVAAPSAKAEETEETELKKSASSNIFFAVKPREVQLAPPATDDPSKNQSKNKETAGPSHGKLVECLFSDDSSSKRLSKDGLQKYLNLVKPLSVGISRRYNETFKFPSAESPLTSPASSPAATAAVFSPRLGKGFRVRPKQLLGKSKSATLATTSATSSPARRDGSLDQQHDGIQGAILHCKTSYYSSRDGSVLWRSASDPSSHGKSTDSV, encoded by the exons ATGGAAGCTCTCTCTTTCCTTAGGCTCTTGTGGagacccgccgccgccgccacaaTGCCGGACGAGACGCGTAGCTCCGCCGCGAGAACGGACTACGCGTccgacgacgaggacgacgagtTCTTCGAGCTGGAGCTCGCGCACTACGTCACCGACAGCGACTCCGAGGGCGGAACTGACTCCAGCGCTGCCGCTTTCGTTAAGTCCAACAACGGGATGAGACAAACGAGCCCGGCCGATGCGAAGACCCGCGACGCTTCGCGTTATTTCTCGGCTGATAAACCGGCCGTGACTCTGTCCCACCCTCCCACCGCTCCCTTTTCCAAGCGAAAGATCCTTCCCGTGGAATCGGCTTCCCAGCCTCAGTCTCCGATCTCTCTTTTCAAGTCGTCTCCCAAGCTTCGAGTCCTGATGTTCAGGAGGTCCAGGTCCAAGTCCGTGGCCGCCCCTAGCGCCAAGGCAGAGGaaacagaggaaacagagcTCAAGAAGAGCGCCAGCAGCAACATCTTCTTTGCTGTCAAACCCAGAGAAGTGCAATTAGCTCCTCCGGCGACCGATGACCCTTCGAAGAACCAGAGCAAGAATAAAGAAACCGCGGGTCCTTCGCATGGTAAGCTCGTGGAGTGCTTGTTCTCCGACGATTCTAGTTCGAAGCGTCTTTCGAAGGACGGGCTGCAGAAGTACTTGAATCTGGTGAAGCCCCTGTCCGTGGGCATCTCCAGGAGGTACAACGAAACCTTCAAGTTCCCTTCGGCCGAGTCGCCGCTGACGTCGCCCGCTTCGTctccggcggcgacggcggcggtcTTTTCGCCGAGGTTGGGGAAGGGGTTTCGAGTGAGGCCGAAGCAGCTGCTGGGAAAGAGCAAGTCGGCGACTCTGGCGACGACGAGCGCGACCTCGTCGCCTGCGAGGAGGGATGGCTCGCTGGATCAGCAGCACGATGGGATTCAGGGCGCCATTTTGCATTGCAAGACATCATACTATTCCTCGCGAG ATGGATCCGTGCTATGGCGGTCAGCAAGCGATCCTTCCTCTCATGGAAAGTCAACAGATTCAGTCTGA
- the LOC104447991 gene encoding probable membrane-associated kinase regulator 6, with translation MEASQPLSIESFSYSWLVNRNPSAEITDGSIRTSLDASEEAYFIEMDPRFPSSKSFRRNSISHDFKFDFPTSQPSLPCVHADEVFRNGYVLPLFVDPLKLKSCEASNPTPSPPPPVHVKRTAMPESKLRSPSLRQCRRLSRRIFRKYLHLFRPLVQIMRGHGTGPRAEETRSTKSQAIKNSVYPVECSPRISSAYSADEWRRSCDSESSIYEAVLHCKRSIGRREEAKMASQEGSSEEMRWTKVKDERQLKANWR, from the exons ATGGAAGCTTCCCAGCCTCTCTCCATTGAGAGCTTTTCCTATAGTTGGCTAGTGAACCGAAATCCCTCTGCAGAAATTACAGACGGTTCCATCAGGACCTCACTTGATGCATCAGAAGAAGCTTATTTCATTGAGATGGACCCCAGATTCCCTTCCTCCAAGAGCTTCCGCAGGAACTCCATCTCTcatgatttcaaatttgatttccCAACTTCGCAACCTTCGTTGCCTTGTGTTCACGCCGATGAGGTCTTTCGCAATGGTTATGTCTTGCCACTTTTCGTTGATCCATTGAAGCTGAAGTCCTGCGAAGCCTCCAACCCAACTCCTTCCCCGCCTCCTCCAGTTCATGTGAAGAGAACCGCGATGCCCGAGAGTAAATTGCGTTCTCCATCCTTGAGGCAGTGCCGGCGATTATCGCGGCGGATATTCCGGAAGTACTTGCATTTGTTCAGGCCGCTCGTTCAAATAATGCGAGGACACGGGACGGGACCTAGAGCAGAGGAAACTCGCAGCACAAAAAGTCAGGCAATCAAGAACTCTGTCTATCCGGTCGAGTGCTCCCCCAGGATAAGCTCTGCCTACTCTGCAGATGAATGGCGGAGGTCTTGCGATTCAGAAAGCTCCATTTATGAGGCGGTTCTCCACTGTAAAAGATCCATTG GGAGAAGAGAAGAggctaaaatggcctcccaggAAGGTTCCTCGGAAGAGATGCGATGGACCAAGGTAAAAGATGAAAGACAGTTAAAGGCCAACTGGAGATAA
- the LOC104448017 gene encoding UDP-glycosyltransferase 88B1: MRKMMTAHVLNLPTNSNATTLVSCVSTTASSSALSPLSYSLLSTNQMDGSILLYPSPGRGHLASMVELGKHILDHHHSFSVTVLLLSTPPPDTHLIDAVSATHPSMTFHHLPAISLPNSDHLSSSPANFILSTFEIVRLHNPTLHENLVSLSKSSAVKAFVIDFFCNAAFGVSASLNIPTYYYFTSGASGLASFLYIPALQVKYPESFKDLNVPIQIPGFPPVSPRDMPMAISNRKLEVYSYFLETAVQMAKSTGLIVNTFDSFEASTLKALRDGLCVPDGATPPTYCVGPLVATGGGTKDGDERQECLVWLDSQPSRSVLFLSFGSMGVFSTRQLKEMAVGLERTEVRFLWVVRVPPPHDEARRMLAELEPRVHSFLPEGFVDRTRGRGMIVESWAPQVEVLSHGSVGGFVTHCGWNSVLEAVCHGVPMLAWPLYAEHKLNRVYLVEEMKLALSVTESEEDDGLVSAGELEERVNELMRSEKGRAIRDRVQAKQEAATAALSEGGSSLSALAELIRSIKARSSEVDVPDLVTSSLGVGGDLGSASTVTIST, encoded by the coding sequence ATGCGTAAAATGATGACGGCCCATGTGCTAAACCTGCCCACGAACAGCAACGCAACCACTCTAGTCTCTTGCGTCTCTACCACCGCTTCCTCCTCCGCCCTATCTCCGCTGTCGTATTCGTTACTCTCGACCAACCAAATGGACGGCTCCATCCTCCTCTACCCTTCACCTGGAAGAGGCCACCTCGCCTCCATGGTGGAGCTCGGGAAGCACATCCTCGACCACCACCATTCCTTCTCCGTCACCGTCCTCCTCCTCTCCACCCCACCTCCGGACACCCACCTCATCGACGCTGTCTCCGCCACCCACCCGTCCATGACCTTCCACCACCTCCCCGCCATCTCCCTCCCCAACTCCGACCACCTCTCCTCGTCTCCCGCCAACTTCATCCTCTCCACTTTCGAAATCGTCCGCCTCCACAACCCAACGCTCCACGAGAACctcgtctctctctccaagTCCTCCGCAGTCAAGGCCTTCGTCATCGACTTCTTCTGCAACGCCGCCTTCGGCGTCTCCGCCTCCCTCAACATCCCCACCTACTACTACTTCACCTCCGGCGCGAGCGGGTTGGCCTCGTTCCTCTACATTCCTGCTCTCCAAGTGAAGTACCCCGAGAGCTTCAAAGACCTCAACGTGCCCATTCAGATCCCTGGCTTCCCTCCAGTCTCGCCCCGAGACATGCCCATGGCCATCAGCAATCGGAAACTCGAGGTCTATAGCTATTTCTTGGAGACGGCGGTTCAAATGGCTAAATCGACCGGTCTCATCGTGAACACGTTCGACTCGTTCGAAGCCAGCACTCTCAAGGCTCTAAGGGATGGCCTCTGCGTGCCGGACGGAGCCACTCCTCCGACATACTGTGTCGGGCCACTGGTGGCTACCGGCGGGGGAACCAAAGATGGCGACGAGAGGCAAGAGTGCTTGGTTTGGCTCGACTCGCAGCCGAGCCGGAGCGTACTGTTCCTGAGCTTTGGGAGCATGGGTGTGTTCTCGACCAGGCAGCTGAAGGAAATGGCGGTCGGGTTGGAGAGGACTGAAGTGCGGTTCTTGTGGGTGGTGCGGGTCCCGCCGCCTCACGACGAGGCTCGGCGCATGTTAGCCGAGCTCGAGCCGCGCGTCCATTCGTTCCTGCCCGAAGGGTTTGTGGACAGGACAAGAGGGAGGGGGATGATAGTGGAGTCGTGGGCCCCGCAGGTCGAGGTGCTGAGCCACGGCTCCGTGGGCGGGTTCGTGACGCACTGTGGGTGGAACTCCGTGCTTGAGGCGGTGTGTCATGGCGTGCCCATGCTGGCCTGGCCTCTCTACGCGGAGCATAAGTTGAATAGGGTCTACTTGGTGGAGGAGATGAAGCTGGCTCTGTCCGTGACCGAGTCGGAGGAAGACGATGGGCTCGTCTCGGCGGGTGAGCTGGAGGAGCGAGTGAATGAACTGATGCGATCGGAGAAAGGGAGAGCGATAAGGGATCGAGTCCAGGCCAAGCAAGAAGCCGCGACCGCCGCGCTGAGCGAGGGCGGGTCGTCCCTATCGGCCCTAGCCGAGTTGATCCGGTCGATTAAAGCCAGGTCGAGCGAGGTGGATGTTCCCGACCTGGTCACGAGCTCCTTGGGGGTTGGCGGCGATTTGGGCAGCGCCAGCACAGTTACGATCTCCACCTAA
- the LOC104447999 gene encoding late embryogenesis abundant protein At1g64065, with the protein MADRLHPRRKKKIVAYVIAGVIAQTAIILLFVLLVMRIRNPKVRLSSATVENLKLNTSSTSPSFGMQLRAEVAVKNTNFGHFKFDSTSATISYQGATVGSADIMKAKAKARSTKRMNVTASVGSKKFSSATQFRSDVNSGTLTLSGHAKLSGKVVLFKIFKKKKSAEMNCTMDVDTKAKVIKNLKCK; encoded by the coding sequence ATGGCCGACCGGCTTCACCCTCGCCGGAAGAAAAAGATCGTCGCCTACGTCATAGCCGGCGTGATAGCACAGACTGCCATCATCCTCCTCTTCGTGCTCCTGGTAATGCGTATCCGGAACCCGAAAGTCCGGCTCAGCTCCGCCACTGTTGAAAATCTCAAGCTCAACACTTCGTCCACGTCGCCTTCCTTCGGCATGCAGCTCCGTGCAGAGGTCGCCGTCAAGAACACCAACTTCGGCCACTTCAAGTTTGACAGCACCAGCGCGACGATCTCCTATCAAGGTGCCACTGTCGGAAGTGCCGATATCATGAAGGCCAAGGCGAAAGCAAGATCCACAAAAAGGATGAACGTGACGGCCTCGGTTGGCTCtaaaaaattctcgtcggctaCACAGTTTAGGAGCGACGTCAATTCGGGGACATTGACGTTGAGTGGACATGCCAAGTTGAGTGGAAAGGTTGTGCTGTTCAAgattttcaagaagaagaaatctgcGGAAATGAATTGCACAATGGACGTGGATACTAAAGCCAAAGTGATCAAGAACTTGAAGTGCAAGTGA